In the Natrinema sp. CBA1119 genome, TCGATATCGTCGAACGGATTGCGTCGCATACTCGAGCGTAGGGGCCCGAAGGGGATAAATTCTGCCCGCAGCGCGACGACAGAAGGCGGGGCGCTCGGAGGGGGCTCTCGTTTCGGAGGTCGAACGCGTTACTCGGGGAGGGTGACGAGCCCATCGTCGAGCGCGTCGAGCAAGACGTCGCGCGCGTGACCGTCGGGATCGACGCCCTCGTAGACCGCCTGCACTTCGCCGTCGGCCAGCAGAAACGTCGTCCGGGTGGTCACGCCGCTGTCGCGCCGTTCGACATCGAACGCGTCGGCGATCTCGGCGTCGGGATCCGCCAGCAGGTCGAACTCGAGGCCCTCCGACTCGGAAAAGGACCGGTGGGAGTCGACGTCGTCGACCGAGACGCCGTAGACGTCGACGCCGGCGTCGCGATAGGTCTCGCGCTCGTGCTGGAACTGGTTCGCCTCGACCGTACACCCCGGCGTGTCGTCTTTCGGGTAGAAGTAGACGACCGTCGGTTCCTCGAACGCCGGCGAGACCTCCTCGCCGTCCTGATTGCGTGCGGTCACGGTCGGCGCGTCGTCGCCTGCAGCGAGTGGCATACTCGTGGTAGCGTGGGACGCGAAATAACAGTTTGTGGTCCGGTCGGACGATTCTCGCTCGAGTGACCGATATTTTCCTTCGGCGGTACGAGCGACCGATATTTTCCTTCGGCGGTACGAGCGACCGTCTCCGTTTCGAGTGAACAGGTAACGACATCGGCCGGAACGGGCTTGTAATCCGGTGCCGATCTCGGTCATTTCTGCCCACATCACTCGTATTATACACCCTTCCGAGTACGATCACGTATGGAAGATATCGTGCTTCACACTGGTGCAGAGCACCCCGACCTCCTGTGGATCCTCGGTCCGACACTCCTCTCGTTCGTCGCGGGACTCGGAATCGGCTCCTACGCTGACCGCATTCGAGCGTGGTTCCGTCCGGAGAGCGATCCGATGATCGAGTAATCGAGTTCTCTCCTTTTCCGTCGCCCGAGTCGCGAGGCCCTACTTGACGACGTGTTCCGTATCGTACGAGCCCAGCCGCCGGACCCAGCCGTTCTCGGCCAGTTCTTCGAGATCCTCGATCGCCTCCTGCGTCCGCGCCTCGTAGAGCCCGGCCTCGAAGTCGACGTGGAAGACGTAGTCGCCTAAGCGCTCCCCGCTCGGCCGGGACTCGACGCGGGTCAGGTTGATATCTCGATCCGCGAACGGCTCGAGCAACTCGAGCAGCAAGCCGGGATAGTTCGCGTTCGGGTAGACCACCAGCGAGGTCTTGCCGCCGCCCGTCGAGCGCTCCGCAGCGGGTGCGATCGCCAAAAAGCGCGTCGCGTTCGAGTCCTGGTCCTGAATGTCCTCGGCCAGCACCTCGAGTTCGTCGCCGCCGAGGGCCGGGTGGCCGATACCGGCGACCGAGGGATCGTCGCGGGCGAAGTCGACGCCCTGAGCGGTGCTCGCGACGGCCTCGAGCGTGGCGTCGGGGTACTCGCGCTCGAGGTAGGTGCGACACTGCGCCAGCGCCTGCGAGTGGCTGGCGACGGTGTCGAACTCGGGGCCCTGCGCGAGCAGGGCGTGGCGGATCGGCGTGACGATCTCGCGGACGACGGCGATGTCGTAGTCCGCGATGGCGTCGAGGCTCTCCGTCACGGAGCCCTCGATGCTGTTCTCGATGGGAATGACGCCGCGGTCGTATTCGCCCGCAGCGACGGCGTCGACGATCGCCGTGACCGACTGACGGAAGTCGATCTCGTCGCCGTCGGCGATCGCGTTCGTCGCCCGGTGTGAGTAGGTCCCTTCGGGTCCCAGCGTCACTGCAGTCATACCCGCCGATAGCAGGCTACGGGCCAAAAGACCGTCGGGTTCTCGGGGCCGGTCAACGACGGTTTCTCAGCACTCAGTCGTCGATCGGTGCCCCGGAGGTACCGCTACCGCCGCTCGAGGCCAGAAAGCCGTCTTCGGTCGCCCGTTCGGCGAGGCGCGGCTGGAAGACCCACGCGCACAGCAACAGGATGGGGATCATCGTGGCCGCGACGACGGAGTAGCCGGTGTGGAGGCTCGGCATCATCGGCGCGGCGTAGACGAGCGGGTAGACGATTCCGCCGACCGTGCCGACGCCCCCGACGACGCCGGCGACGGCACCGGAACTGTTTGGGAACATCGCCGGCACCTGTGCGAAGATCGCGCCTTCGGCGAACGCACAGCCCATGCCGACGATGAAGCCGGCCGCGACGGCCAGTAGCACCTGGCCGGTCAGGCCAGCCAGCGTCATCCCGACCATCGCGAGCACGATGAAACACAGCGAGACGAACGTCCACTGCTCGCGGTAGCGGCCCGTGAAGATCGGGAGAATGTTCTTCTCCTTGCGAGCGAGCAGGTCGCTAACGTAGCCGCCGATCGGCCGAAGCAGGCCGGCTGCGACGGAGAACGTCGCGGCGAACGTGCTGGCGAGCACGAGGTTGTTCGTGTTGAACCCTTCCCGGTAGTACGTCGCAAGCCAGCCGTTCATCGAGAGCTCGAGGCCGAAGCTCATCACGTACGCCAGCGCGAGCACGACCGTTCCGTAGCGGGTGGCGGTGTAGAGCCAATCTTTGAGGTTCGCAGTCGACTTGGTCGCCTCTCGTTTCGCGTCGCTCTTGGCGGCCTCGCCGATCGTGTAGTAGACGATCGCCAGCAGGATCGAGACGATCCCGGTGTAGAAGAAGGCCGCTCGCCAGCTCGTCTCGAAGATCGGACCGCTCCAGTTCTCGGTGAACACGCGCGGGAGGATGAGCGCACCGCCGGCGGCACCGGCGTTGCCGACGCCGGCGTAGATTCCCTCTGCAGTTCCCAGTTGCTCCTCGTCGAACCACTCGGAAACGTGCTGGATCCCGATGACGAAGGTGATTCCCGCAGTCGCAACGATCAGCCGCTCGACGAAGAAGACGGCGTAGGACTGGGCGAACGCCGACGCGATGGAAAAGATGCCAACGTACGTTAACACGATGGCGAACACCGTCGGCGCGCCCCAGCGATCGGAGAGCCAGCCGGTCAGAATGCGACCGAACGGCGCGAGCCAGATCGCCGCGCTCGCGAGGATCCCAATCTCCGCGAGCGAGAGGCCGAACTCCTCGGCCATCGGCCCCGTGAACGGCGCGAAGGAGAACCAGATCAGGAACGAGAAGTTGAACCCGATCGTTGCTAACACCAGCGTCCGCCACTTGGTCATCGTGATCACGACTGCTCACCCCGACTGAAGCTGCAAGCAGTGCACTTGAACTTCCTCGCTTCCATTGCGGAATGCGGAACAAACGTGTTATTGATATCCGATCTTTCACCGATTCTGCCCCATATTTTTCGGACTTCTTCGATGTTTTTCAACATAGCTCACTCGAGTTGTTCGGTAACTCCCGTATAAATCCACTTATTAGAATATACCCAACTGTACGGCAGTGATCTAACAAAGACGCCCTGTATTATGGCGTTTAATCTCCAGACAAATGGGTTATTCTGGGAGTATTGTGAAAATACACAACACACTATTCGGTAAGCATCGTCGTTCGTTCGGTTCTCTCTCCAAATCGGATTCGTCGGTTCACAAGCGGGCTGGACGACCCCCTTCGGGTTGTTCGGAAATCGCAGATTCTCGAACGACTTGCCCCCGAGGCGATCCATATGATACGCGGCAGCACACTCTCTCCGACCTACCGACGCCGCTCCTGGTCGCTGTCACACCGGAGAAAACTACCGATCGGACGGCTTACTCGTCGAGGTGCTCGATTCCCTTCTTCGAGACGTTCGCTTCCGTGATCTCGTCGGGCATCCAGTCGGGCTTGTCGTCGGGAGCCGTCTCCTCCCACGCCCAGCCGTCGTAGATGTGTACCTTGTCCGTCCCCTTCTCGCGGAGTTTGAGTTCGACGCGGTCCGCCGCCTCCTCGCTCGAGCCGGGCTCGAGCCGTCTGGCCGCCTTGAGTGCAGCCTGTCGAGGTGTGTTTCCCGAGAAGACACTCGACTCGTCGTCGGGTGATTCGCGCAGTGCAAAGTTTCGTTTACCGTCTTCGCGTACCATGATTATCGCCTCCATGTCAGTCAAGCACACGATCCGACATAAAGATATCCCCGAAAACCGACCGACTGCGCCAGTATCTTTAAGTGAGTAGCGTACACCATTTCACCGCAATATCGACACCCGAGTTCCGGTCGCCGTGCCGTCGTTGTTCGCTCGTTGCGTGCGTAACACGGTCACTCGCCGAGCCGTCGAAAACACTTAAGTATATCCTACGGCGAAGTTCGGAATAGAATCCCGCGATGGTACGGAAAAAGAAGCTGAGTCCAAGCGGTGCGAAAGACGACGACGGTAACTACCACAACGTCCACCTCAACCTCCACGAAGACGAACTCGAGGTCGCGGGCATGGATATCGGCGATGAGGTCTTCGTCCGGGTCCGGGACGGCAAGATAATCATCCAGAAAGCCAACGAGGACGACGTCGAACACGAGTTCTAAAAACCGACCTTTTGCTCTGCGGGCGCGGCAGAGCCGCGCCCTCGGCAAAATCCTCAAAAGAGCTCTCCTGTTGAGCGCTCTTTTGGACCTCGCGGGATCTTCGATCCCGCTTAGCGTCGATGAAAAGCACTCCTCCTTCCTCTCCGTTCGCTGACTCGCGGTTTCACCGCTCGTCTGTTCGCGGCGCGTAGCGCCGCGCAACCGCTCACTTCGAGTCAGTCGTCGGCCCGCTCGCTCGTTTCACTCGCTCGCGGTACAACACTTGGACTGCAACCCGCAGCAACGCCGCTGAAACGAAAAACTGCTTTCTCCCTCAGCGCAGCGCCTCGAGGTCGAACTCGAACGCCGAGACCGGTACCTCGAGGTCGTGCTCGACGAGCACCTTCGGGTGGACCTCGCCGATCACGCCGACCTCCTCGCCGTCGATGACGACCGCTGCGGTTCGACCCGAAATGAAGGTCGGGTGGTCGGTCGGCGGCGTCTCGAGGTCGGCGTCGAAGTTGCGAGCGAGGGTCTGCAGGCGGGCCTTGGCGTCCTCGTAGCCGGCCTCGTGGTGTGCGAGGACGGCTCCGACGCGGCGACCCTCCGCGACGCCGGTGTTCTCGCGATCGTCGACTTCGGCGGCGAAGCCGATCTCGGCGAGATTTTGTGGGTACGAGCGGTGGGTGTTCCGCTCGAGGACCATCAACAGCGACGGCATGACCCACGTCCGGAGCATGGTGAAGTCCTCGCTGTAGGGTTCTTTGATCGTGGCGGGCTCGCCGGCACCGTAGACGTCGTCACCGGGGACCACGTCGAGCCGGTCGAAGTTCTCCCCCTCGCTGATCATGTGGAAGTTCAGCAGGTCCTCGAAGCCCAGCCCGACCAGCTGGGTTCGGGCGGCGTTCTCGAGCCGGGAGCGCTCGTGACGCCCGCCGACGGTTCCCACATCGGGATAGCGGGGCTCGAGTTCGTTGAAGCCGTAGGCCCGCCCGAGGTCGTCGATGACATCAAGCGGGTGGAGCACGTCGACGCGGTAGGGTGGAATCGTCACCTCGTAGATCAGATCGCCGTCTTCGTTCTCCGCTTTTTCCGCTTTGAGACCCGATCGCTCGGCGAGGTCGATCACTTCGTCGGGGTCGAGCCCGATCCCGAGGATCGTCTCGATGCGATCGTGGGCGACCGTCTTCGTCTTCATCGAGAGGTCCGGGCGGACGAGTTCGTGATCGGGATACTCGACCGTCACCTCCTCGAGGGTGGCTCCGCGGGCCGACAGCGCGTAGCAGACGATGTTCAGCATCTTGTCGATCGTCCACTGGTCGGTGCCCGTCATCTCGACGAACAGGTCCCTCGAGTCCGTCGAGACCTCGGTCCGCCGGCCGTTGATCACCGGCGGGAACGAGAACAGCCCGATGCTGTCGTAGATCGCCGGATACCGATCGTACTCGCTCACGAGGTCGGCGTAGGTCTGGCCCGTCTGGTGCTGCTCGAGCACGTCGGCCGGCGTCATCTCCTGATCGGAATCGAGCGGCACGAACCGGTCCTCGTCGGGTTCGACGCCGACGTACTGGATGGTCGGGTTGCCTTCGGTGGCGGCAGTCCCCTTCAGCATCGTCAGGTCGTGAATCCCGATCGCACCCTTCGCGCGCTTGCGCCCCATCGTCGCGTGGAGTTTCTCCTGCAGTTGAATGAGGGACTCGAGGGCTTCCTCGTCCAGATCGACATCTCGAACGACTGCGCCCGTGACGTACGGACGCTCGTCGGGGACCGATTCCTCGACTTCGATCGTCCATTCCGACGAGTTCGGCGAGGGAACGTGCACCCCTCGCGCGTCGCCGTACTGATACCGCATCGAGCGGGCGACGCCCTCGACGGAGAGCCGATCGAGGCGGTCCGGCGCGAACTCGAGTTCGAACTCGCCGTCCTCCGTACGCCCTTCGAACTCGAGGCCGAGGCCGAACAGGTCATCGATCAGGTCGTCGTCGCTCTTTTCGTCGTGGCCGGTCAGTTCGCGCAGTTCGTCGGGGTCGATATCGACGGTGGGCATCAGTAGGTCACCTCGGTTTCGCGCAGCAGTTCGAGGTCACACAGGGTTCCGTGGATGTCCCGGATGTCCTCGAAGCCGTACATCAGCATGAGCAGTCGCTCTAAGGCCAGTCCCCAGGCCATCACGTCACACTCCACGCCGAGGGGCTCGAGCATCTCCTCGCGGAAGATACCGGAGTTGCCGATCTCGACGAGTTCGCCGGTCGTCGGGTGGGTCCCGAACAGTTCGAAGCTCGGCTCCGTATAGGGGTTGTAGTGGGGCTTGAACTGGATGTCCGTGATCCCGAACTGGGAGTAGAACTCCTCGAAGGTGCCCATCAGATCGCGAACCGAGAGGTCCTCGGCCATCACCCAGCCCTCGATCTGGAAGAACTCGAGCAGGTGCGTCGGGTCGAGCGTGTCGTTTCGGTACACCTTCTCGACGCTGAAGTACCGCTGTGGCGGCTCGAGATCCCCCACCTCCTCGCCCGAGAGGTAGCGGGTCGACAGCGAGGTGGTGTGCCCGCGGAGCGCGAGCGCCCGGGCGAACTCCTCGTCCCACGGCGAGTGATAGCCCTCGCCGTCCGGGCCGACGCCCTCCCGGTGAGCGCGCTCGACGCGCTCGACGAGGTCCGCGGGGAGGTCGTCGATATGGGTCGGCTGCTCGAGGGCGAACCGGTCCCAGTGCGTGCGCGCGGGATGATCCTGCGGCATGAACAGGCAGTCGTTGATCCAGAAGTCCGCGTCGACGTGGGGGCCGTCCATCTCCTGGAAGCCCATGCCGACGAGGGTGTCCTTGACTCGCTCGGCGGTCTGGCGCAGGATGTGGACCTTGCCGCCGTCGAAGCGCTCGGCGTCGGCCTCGACGTTGTACTCGGAGAACTCGACGTCCTCCCACTCGCCGCTCGTGAGCAGTTCGGGGGTCACCTGGCCGACCGTTTCGCTCGTCTCGATTCCCGCCATCAGCTCCGTGACGGCGCGCTCAGTCAGCGTGACTTCGCGGACCGTCGACTCGCGGCGCTCGAGCAATCCGCGCCGCTCGAGTCCCTCGAGCGTTTCGTCGTCCGCGTCGACGGCCTCGAGCGGCGCGTCGTCGGCGTCGGCGAGTGCCTCGAGCGCGTTCGCCTCCGCGTCCGCGGCCGGATCGGCGTCGGGGTCGGCGGTGATCTCGCCGCTGTCGATCGCGCCGTAGCCCTTGCGCGCGTAGTTCGAGAGCGCGATGTCGACCGCGCCGCCCTCGAGCCCCGACGCGCCGATGACTTGCCCCATCGAGACGGGGTCGGCGTCGGCTCCGGCCTCGAGGGCGGCCTCGTAGAGCCGGACCTCGGGAAGCCCGTCGGTGACGTACTCGCGCCCCTCGTCGGTCAGCGCGACCGTTTCGTCGACGCGCTCGCTGACGGCGACCAGTCCCTCGTCCTCGAGTTCGAAGACGGCCCCGGTGACGGTTTCGGGGGGAGCTCGGTCGCCGCGGCGAGGGCGTCGACGGACGTTGCCTCGTCCGCGTTCGCGGTCTGAAGGACCGCGACCTGTTGTGCTGGAAGTTGCATTCGCTTGTTCGTATGCCTGCGTGTCGGTCAGTTAGCGGTTCCGATATGCCCGGGCATCGGGGCCGGG is a window encoding:
- a CDS encoding peroxiredoxin — its product is MPLAAGDDAPTVTARNQDGEEVSPAFEEPTVVYFYPKDDTPGCTVEANQFQHERETYRDAGVDVYGVSVDDVDSHRSFSESEGLEFDLLADPDAEIADAFDVERRDSGVTTRTTFLLADGEVQAVYEGVDPDGHARDVLLDALDDGLVTLPE
- the pheA gene encoding prephenate dehydratase; protein product: MTAVTLGPEGTYSHRATNAIADGDEIDFRQSVTAIVDAVAAGEYDRGVIPIENSIEGSVTESLDAIADYDIAVVREIVTPIRHALLAQGPEFDTVASHSQALAQCRTYLEREYPDATLEAVASTAQGVDFARDDPSVAGIGHPALGGDELEVLAEDIQDQDSNATRFLAIAPAAERSTGGGKTSLVVYPNANYPGLLLELLEPFADRDINLTRVESRPSGERLGDYVFHVDFEAGLYEARTQEAIEDLEELAENGWVRRLGSYDTEHVVK
- a CDS encoding MFS transporter produces the protein MTKWRTLVLATIGFNFSFLIWFSFAPFTGPMAEEFGLSLAEIGILASAAIWLAPFGRILTGWLSDRWGAPTVFAIVLTYVGIFSIASAFAQSYAVFFVERLIVATAGITFVIGIQHVSEWFDEEQLGTAEGIYAGVGNAGAAGGALILPRVFTENWSGPIFETSWRAAFFYTGIVSILLAIVYYTIGEAAKSDAKREATKSTANLKDWLYTATRYGTVVLALAYVMSFGLELSMNGWLATYYREGFNTNNLVLASTFAATFSVAAGLLRPIGGYVSDLLARKEKNILPIFTGRYREQWTFVSLCFIVLAMVGMTLAGLTGQVLLAVAAGFIVGMGCAFAEGAIFAQVPAMFPNSSGAVAGVVGGVGTVGGIVYPLVYAAPMMPSLHTGYSVVAATMIPILLLCAWVFQPRLAERATEDGFLASSGGSGTSGAPIDD
- a CDS encoding non-histone chromosomal MC1 family protein, with protein sequence MVREDGKRNFALRESPDDESSVFSGNTPRQAALKAARRLEPGSSEEAADRVELKLREKGTDKVHIYDGWAWEETAPDDKPDWMPDEITEANVSKKGIEHLDE
- the pheT gene encoding phenylalanine--tRNA ligase subunit beta, producing MPTVDIDPDELRELTGHDEKSDDDLIDDLFGLGLEFEGRTEDGEFELEFAPDRLDRLSVEGVARSMRYQYGDARGVHVPSPNSSEWTIEVEESVPDERPYVTGAVVRDVDLDEEALESLIQLQEKLHATMGRKRAKGAIGIHDLTMLKGTAATEGNPTIQYVGVEPDEDRFVPLDSDQEMTPADVLEQHQTGQTYADLVSEYDRYPAIYDSIGLFSFPPVINGRRTEVSTDSRDLFVEMTGTDQWTIDKMLNIVCYALSARGATLEEVTVEYPDHELVRPDLSMKTKTVAHDRIETILGIGLDPDEVIDLAERSGLKAEKAENEDGDLIYEVTIPPYRVDVLHPLDVIDDLGRAYGFNELEPRYPDVGTVGGRHERSRLENAARTQLVGLGFEDLLNFHMISEGENFDRLDVVPGDDVYGAGEPATIKEPYSEDFTMLRTWVMPSLLMVLERNTHRSYPQNLAEIGFAAEVDDRENTGVAEGRRVGAVLAHHEAGYEDAKARLQTLARNFDADLETPPTDHPTFISGRTAAVVIDGEEVGVIGEVHPKVLVEHDLEVPVSAFEFDLEALR